GGAATAATCAGATTCCCTATTACCTTTGCCAATTCGCATGTTGGGAGTCCGGAAAAGATTGCATTTTTAAAACCATTTACTGAATCAATCGAATTCAAAAACCAATCGATCAAAGAACGTTTCGAATATAGTTCATGACCTATAATTGATGTTCGGATCGTAAAAACATGTTTCTCATCGGCAATCTCACCAAGTTCTTTTGATTTCCCATACAGATCATCTGCATTTGGTTTGTCAGATTCAAGGTAATTACCTTTTAACCCATCAAATACACAATCCGTACTAATCAATATTAGTCGCGAATTTACGAGCGAACAAAGCTGTGATAATCGATGAGGCAACAATGCATTAATCGGAATTACTGCTAGAGGATCTTTTGACGCAGATTGTTGTTTGATTACTCCGATACAATTGATGACAATCTTAGGCTTTATTTGATTAAACAGAGCAATTAAATCATCAAAATTCAGAACATCTATATCTTGAACAATTCGCTCTAATTCAGATTTTTTAAAGAAAGAATTATCCTGAAGAGACCTAACAGTACCATAAACATTATAATTCAATTGGGAAAGTATTTTAAAGAGTGCGCTTCCTAACATACCCGAAACGCCCAGGATTAAAATATT
The sequence above is drawn from the Leptospira sp. WS4.C2 genome and encodes:
- a CDS encoding dTDP-4-dehydrorhamnose reductase family protein is translated as MSQTTESKYGNILILGVSGMLGSALFKILSQLNYNVYGTVRSLQDNSFFKKSELERIVQDIDVLNFDDLIALFNQIKPKIVINCIGVIKQQSASKDPLAVIPINALLPHRLSQLCSLVNSRLILISTDCVFDGLKGNYLESDKPNADDLYGKSKELGEIADEKHVFTIRTSIIGHELYSKRSLIDWFLNSIDSVNGFKNAIFSGLPTCELAKVIGNLIIPNQQLFGLYHVSVDPISKNDLLNLTKEIYKKEIKIIPSSDVKIDRSLNSDRFRSETGYKPPDWKELIENLYQYKTKFLRN